The DNA sequence AGCATCACCGAAGTAATCTACAGCGGCGGCGACCCCCTCAACGCCCCGGACCGGCAACTGGCTTGGCTGACCGAGCGGGTGGCGGCCATCCCCCACGTCAAACGCCTGCGGGTCCACTCCCGCCTGCCAATCGTGCTGCCCAACCGGATTGACGATGACTGTCTGGACTGGCTCACCGGCCATGGCCTGCAGACCACGCTGGTGATTCACAGCAACCACCCCCGGGAGCTTGACGACAGCGTGGGGGCCGCACTGGGCCGGCTGCGCCGGGCGGGCATCACCCTACTCAACCAGGCGGTGCTGCTGCGCGGCATCAATGATCAGGCGTCCACGCTGGCCGCGTTGAGCGAAGGGCTGTTCGACCGGGGCGTCCTGCCCTATTACCTGCACCTGCTCGATCCGGTCGCCGGTGCCCACCACTTTGACGTTCCGGAGGCTGAAGCACGTGCTCTGATGGACCACCTGCGCGCCCGACTGCCCGGCTACCTGGTACCCCGGCTGGTGCGGGAAATCGCCGGGGAGCCGAACAAGACCCCCATAGCCTGAACTGCCCGATCTGCTACCGACGGAGCGATCTGCTATAGTCAGGACAACTCAAGCCGGACCGCCGCCCCCCAGTGCCGCGGCGGCCGCCTCAGACAGGATAGTGAATGACCGCCGACATGCCGCCGAACGAGCTGCTGAACCGTTTCAAAGTCCCGCCCCAGGACCTGGACACACTGTCGTTTTGTGCCCCCAAGGCCGCCAAAGTCGCCGACTGGGTGCGCGCCTTGCCCATGACCCGCATCAGCTTCGTGAGCAGCCTGCTGTATAAAGCACTGCCTGAAATCGGCCGGCTCAAAACCACCCCCCAGGTACGCCTGGACATGCTTGAGGCACT is a window from the Marinimicrobium koreense genome containing:
- the epmB gene encoding EF-P beta-lysylation protein EpmB, encoding MIHRTAATWQAPAGKSTPRWQNELADLIRSPKELITLLELDPAQLPAALAASQDFALRVPRAFVERMRKGDPDDPLLRQVLPLGEELQAAPGYSQDPLGEADANPHPGLIHKYHGRVLLIVSGGCAINCRYCFRRHFPYADNNPGRARWQEALDYIAADPSITEVIYSGGDPLNAPDRQLAWLTERVAAIPHVKRLRVHSRLPIVLPNRIDDDCLDWLTGHGLQTTLVIHSNHPRELDDSVGAALGRLRRAGITLLNQAVLLRGINDQASTLAALSEGLFDRGVLPYYLHLLDPVAGAHHFDVPEAEARALMDHLRARLPGYLVPRLVREIAGEPNKTPIA